In Glycine max cultivar Williams 82 chromosome 7, Glycine_max_v4.0, whole genome shotgun sequence, a single window of DNA contains:
- the LOC100796613 gene encoding oligopeptide transporter 3, translating to MAAAAKSSSTDAEKAANGESPPERCPVEEVALVVPETDDPSLPVMTFRAWFLGIASCVLLIFLNTFFTFRTQPLTISAILMQIAVLPIGRFMAATLPTKEYGFLGWRFTFNPGPFNMKEHVIITIFANCGVSFGGGDAYSIGAITVMKAYYKQSLSFLCALFIVLTTQMLGYGWAGILRRYLVDPVEMWWPANLAQVSLFRALHEKEPKSKGLTRMQFFLIAMGASFLYYALPGYLFMVLTFFSWICWAWPHNITAQQIGSGYHGLGIGAFTLDWAGISAYHGSPLVSPWSSIVNVGIGFIMFIYIIVPVCYWKFNTFDAHKFPIFSNQLFTASGHKYDTTKILTPEYDLNVDAYNKYSKLYLSPLFALSIGSGFARFTATLTHVALFYGRDIWRQSRSAMSNAKLDIHGRLMKAYKQVPEWWFLSILFGSMALSLLMAFVWKMDVQLPWWGMLFAFGLAFIVTLPIGVIQATTNQQPGYDIIAQFMIGYVLPGKPIANLLFKIYGRISTVHALSFLSDLKLGHYMKIPPRCMYTAQLVGTLVAGVVNLAVAWWMLDSIKDICMDDKLHHDSPWTCPKYRVTFDASVIWGLIGPKRLFGPGGLYRNLVWLFLIGAVLPVPIWVLSKIFPEKKWIPLINIPVITYGFAGMPPATPANIASWLVTGMIFNYFVFRYNKRWWQKYNYVLSAALDAGTAFMGVLIFFALQNAGHNLKWWGSELDHCPLATCPTAPGIEVEGCPVFK from the exons ATGGCGGCGGCGGCAAAGAGCAGCAGCACAGACGCCGAGAAGGCGGCGAACGGAGAATCTCCGCCGGAGCGGTGTCCAGTGGAGGAGGTGGCTCTGGTGGTGCCTGAGACCGACGACCCATCACTTCCGGTGATGACTTTCCGAGCATGGTTTCTGGGAATAGCCTCATGCGTACTCCTGATTTTCCTCAACACTTTCTTCACCTTCAGGACTCAGCCACTCACCATCTCTGCCATTCTCATGCAAATCGCGGTTCTTCCCATAGGAAGGTTCATGGCCGCCACTCTTCCCACCAAAGAGTACGGCTTTCTCGGGTGGCGCTTCACCTTCAACCCTGGACCCTTCAACATGAAGGAGCATGTCATCATCACCATCTTCGCTAACTGTGGTGTCTCCTTTGGAGGAGGCGATGCTTACTCCATTGGTGCCATTACTGTCATGAAGGCTTACTACAAACAGAGTTTGAGCTTTCTCTGTGCCCTCTTCATCGTCTTAACTACGCAG ATGCTGGGGTATGGATGGGCTGGGATTCTGAGGAGGTATCTGGTTGATCCCGTTGAAATGTGGTGGCCAGCAAACCTTGCTCAAGTGTCGCTCTTTAG GGCACTCCATGAAAAGGAGCCGAAATCAAAAGGTTTAACGAGGATGCAGTTTTTCCTTATTGCCATGGGTGCAAGCTTCTTGTATTATGCACTCCCCGGCTATCTCTTCATGGTCTTAACATTCTTCTCATGGATCTGCTGGGCATGGCCACATAACATCACTGCACAGCAAATTGGATCAGGTTATCATGGACTCGGGATTGGTGCCTTCACACTTGATTGGGCAGGGATTTCAGCTTATCATGGCAGTCCCCTTGTTTCACCATGGTCTTCCATTGTTAATGTGGGAATTGGATTTATCATGTTCATCTACATCATTGTACCTGTGTGTTACTGGAAGTTCAACACTTTTGATGCCCACAAGTTTCCTATATTCTCTAACCAGTTGTTCACGGCCAGTGGACATAAATATGACACCACCAAGATCTTAACCCCAGAGTATGACCTTAATGTTGATGCATACAACAAATACAGCAAGTTATACCTCAGCCCTCTGTTTGCATTATCTATTGGATCAGGTTTTGCAAGATTTACGGCAACCCTCACTCATGTAGCACTGTTTTATGGAAG AGACATTTGGAGACAGAGTAGATCGGCAATGAGTAACGCGAAATTGGATATCCATGGTAGACTGATGAAAGCTTATAAGCAAGTACCTGAATGGTGGTTCCTCAGTATATTGTTTGGGAGCATGGCGCTATCCCTGCTAATGGCTTTTGTGTGGAAAATGGATGTGCAACTGCCATGGTGGGGTATGCTCTTTGCTTTTGGTTTGGCTTTTATTGTAACCCTCCCTATTGGTGTCATTCAAGCAACTACCAACCAG CAACCTGGATATGACATTATAGCACAGTTCATGATTGGGTATGTCCTTCCTGGAAAACCAATTGCAAACTTGCTCTTCAAGATTTATGGGAGAATCAGCACCGTCCATGCTCTCTCTTTCTTGTCAGATCTCAAGCTAGGCCACTACATGAAAATTCCTCCACGGTGCATGTACACCGCTCAG CTGGTGGGAACTCTAGTTGCTGGTGTAGTGAACCTGGCAGTGGCTTGGTGGATGTTGGATAGCATTAAGGATATCTGCATGGATGATAAACTTCACCATGACAGTCCTTGGACATGCCCTAAGTACAGAGTGACCTTTGATGCATCAGTTATATGGGGTCTGATTGGACCAAAGAGGCTATTTGGACCTGGTGGGCTGTACAGGAACCTTGTGTGGTTATTCCTGATTGGAGCAGTGCTGCCAGTTCCCATTTGGGTGTTGAGCAAAATCTTCCCTGAGAAGAAATGGATACCACTGATCAACATACCAGTTATAACCTACGGCTTTGCTGGAATGCCACCAGCAACTCCAGCCAATATTGCAAGCTGGCTAGTGACTGGAATGATCTTCAATTACTTTGTGTTCCGCTACAACAAACGCTGGTGGCAGAAGTACAATTATGTACTATCAGCAGCACTGGATGCAGGCACAGCTTTTATGGGTGTTTTAATATTCTTTGCCCTGCAAAATGCTGGCCATAATCTCAAATGGTGGGGAAGTGAATTGGACCATTGCCCATTGGCCACTTGCCCAACTGCACCAGGAATTGAGGTTGAGGGCTGTCCAGTATTCAAATAG